A region from the Medicago truncatula cultivar Jemalong A17 chromosome 6, MtrunA17r5.0-ANR, whole genome shotgun sequence genome encodes:
- the LOC112422755 gene encoding uncharacterized protein, producing the protein MVTSPLCTRCGENDETLFHCLRDCRFSKVVWEKIGFFNHNFFSTNAVHIWLHDGASSSCSTLFLSGLWWIWRQRNLMCLGNETLPLPQLCSNIDSLKVSINTAYNSTPSAPTLDRFIRWNNNNFQCIILNVDGSCSGDPIRTGYGGVIRNNTGGFISAFSGDINHSQDILFAELSALYHDITLAIGLNYDEVACYSNSLLTVNLVKEELNQFHVYAVLIQNIKDLLNPRNYSLHHSLREGNQCADCLAKLGASNNEAFTIHNSPPETFSLFYKRMK; encoded by the coding sequence ATGGTTACTTCACCTTTGTGCACCAGATGCGGTGAAAATGATGAAACTTTGTTTCATTGCTTGCGGGACTGTCGCTTTTCAAAGGTTGTCTGGGAAAAAATCGGCTTCTTCAACCATAATTTCTTCTCAACCAATGCGGTGCACATATGGTTACACGACGGTGcgtcttcttcttgttcaacctTATTTCTATCCGGCCTATGGTGGATTTGGAGACAACGCAATCTCATGTGTCTAGGTAATGAAACTCTACCATTACCCCAGCTCTGCAGCAACATTGACAGTCTGAAGGTATCCATTAATACAGCCTACAACAGCACGCCTTCTGCACCTACGTTGGACAGGTTCATTCGATGGAATAACAACAACTTCCAATGCATAATCCTAAACGTAGATGGCAGCTGCAGTGGCGATCCTATCAGAACAGGTTACGGCGGTGTTATCCGGAACAACACTGGAGGCTTCATCTCGGCTTTCTCGGGAGATATTAATCACTCTCAAGATATTCTTTTCGCAGAGCTCTCAGCACTCTATCACGACATCACCTTAGCTATTGGCTTAAATTATGATGAAGTGGCTTGCTATTCGAATTCCCTTCTCACTGTCAATCTGGTCAAGGAAGAGTTAAATCAGTTCCATGTTTACGCTGTACTTATTCAGAATATCAAAGATCTCCTCAATCCGAGAAACTACTCCCTTCACCACTCTTTACGCGAAGGTAATCAGTGTGCCGATTGCTTGGCCAAGCTTGGAGCTTCGAATAATGAGGCTTTTACAATTCACAACAGCCCTCCAGAGACCTTCTCCCTTTTCTACAAGCGGATGAAGTAG